A single region of the Sorghum bicolor cultivar BTx623 chromosome 7, Sorghum_bicolor_NCBIv3, whole genome shotgun sequence genome encodes:
- the LOC110437268 gene encoding uncharacterized protein LOC110437268: protein MTNTRRNRRGEDLPPPPPPPTMEQRMMMQTPLLQQMAQNMQNNGNGNGNAPPHVRDKRGEFLKGHPPIFKHSTDPLEADDWLRAIERQLEIAQCDDREKVLYAAGQLQGAVLDWWDSFRFGRKDTDPITWMEFRNAFRSHHVPTGLMKLKKKEFLSLNQGGMSVAEYRDKFIQLSRYATTEVENDEKRQELFMEGLNDGLQYQLLSHTFASFQYLVDKAQVIENKRRQMEDKKRKF from the coding sequence ATGACCAACACTAGGAGGAACAGGAGGGGTGAGGActtgccaccaccaccaccacctcctactATGGAGCAGCGGATGATGATGCAAACACCACTGCTTCAGCAGATGGCTCAAAATATGCAGAACAATGGAAATGGAAATGGAAACGCACCTCCTCATGTTAGGGACAAGAGAGGAGAATTCTTGAAGGGACATCCACCTATTTTCAAACACTCCACCGACCCTCTCGAAGCTGATGACTGGCTTCGTGCTATTGAAAGACAACTGGAGATTGCACAGTGTGATGACAGAGAAAAAGTGTTGTATGCAGCGGGGCAACTGCAAGGAGCCGTCCTTGATTGGTGGGACTCGTTCCGTTTTGGCCGTAAGGATACTGACCCCATAACCTGGATGGAGTTCCGTAATGCTTTCCGCTCTCATCATGTCCCTACTGGACTAATGAAACTGAAAAAGAAAGAATTTCTCTCCCTCAACCAAGGAGGTATGTCTGTTGCTGAATATCGTGACAAGTTCATACAATTGTCACGATATGCTACCACTGAAGTGGAGAACGATGAAAAGAGGCAGGAACTATTTATGGAAGGGTTGAATGATGGGCTCCAGTACCAACTGCTATCCCACACTTTTGCAAGCTTTCAGTATCTCGTGGACAAGGCCCAGGTGATTGAAAACAAACGCCGTCAGATGGAAGATAAGAAAAGGAAGTTCTAG